The following are encoded in a window of Mustela nigripes isolate SB6536 chromosome 1, MUSNIG.SB6536, whole genome shotgun sequence genomic DNA:
- the LOC132001632 gene encoding alcohol dehydrogenase E chain — MSTAGKVIKCKAAVLWEIKKPFSIEEVEVAPPKAHEVRIKMVASGICRSDDHVVSGTLVTPLPIILGHEAAGIVESIGEGVTTVKPGDKVIPLFTPQCGKCSVCKHPQGNLCLKNDLSKPRGFMQDGTTRFICRGKPIHHFISTSTFSQYTVVDETAVVKVDAAAPLEKVCLIGCGFSTGYGSAVNVAKVTQGSTCVVFGLGGVGLSVIIGCKAAGAARIIGVDINKDKFAKAKQVGATECISPQDYKEPIQDVLKEMNGGSVDFSFEVIGRLDTMVAALSCCQESYGVSVIVGVPPNSQNLSMNPMFLLTGRTWKGAIFGGFKSKDSVPKLVADFMAKKFPLDPLITHVLPFEKINEGFDLLRSGKSIRTILTF, encoded by the exons ATGAGCACAGCAGGAAAA GTAATCAAATGCAAAGCAGCTGTGCTATGGGAGATAAAGAAACCCTTTTCCATAGAGGAGGTCGAGGTCGCACCACCTAAGGCCCATGAAGTTCGTATTAAg ATGGTGGCCTCAGGAATCTGTCGTTCTGATGATCACGTGGTTAGTGGAACGCTTGTCACACCTCTCCCTATAATCTTGGGCCATGAGGCAGCTGGCATTGTGGAAAGCATTGGAGAAGGAGTGACTACAGTAAAACCAG GTGACAAAGTCATTCCACTCTTCACGCCCCAGTGTGGAAAATGCAGTGTTTGTAAACACCCGCAAGGCAACCTCTGCTTGAAAAATGA TCTGAGCAAGCCTCGGGGGTTCATGCAGGATGGAACTACCAGGTTCATCTGCAGAGGAAAGCCCATCCACCATTTCATCAGCACCAGCACCTTCTCCCAGTACACAGTGGTGGATGAGACTGCAGTGGTCAAGGTCGATGCAGCCGCACCATTGGAGAAAGTTTGTCTCATTGGCTGTGGATTTTCTACTGGGTATGGGTCTGCAGTCAACGTTGCCAAG gTCACCCAGGGTTCCACGTGTGTGGTGTTTGGCCTTGGAGGAGTCGGCCTGTCCGTGATCATAGGCTGCAAAGCAGCAGGAGCAGCCAGGATCATTGGGGTGGACATCAACAAAGACAAATTTGCAAAGGCCAAACAGGTGGGTGCCACTGAGTGCATCAGCCCTCAGGACTACAAGGAACCCATCCAGGACGTGCTGAAGGAAATGAATGGTGGCAGTGTGGATTTTTCATTTGAAGTCATTGGGCGGCTTGACACCATG GTGGCTGCCTTGTCCTGCTGCCAAGAGTCCTATGGTGTAAGCGTCATTGTAGGAGTACCTCCTAATTCACAAAATCTCTCTATGAACCCCATGTTTCTACTGACCGGACGTACCTGGAAAGGAGCAATTTTTGGTG gcTTTAAGAGTAAAGATTCTGTCCCCAAACTGGTGGCTGATTTTATGGCTAAGAAGTTTCCACTGGATCCACTAATAACCCATGTTTtaccttttgaaaaaataaatgaaggatttGACCTGCTTCGCTCTGGAAAGAG CATCCGCACCATCCTAACATTCTGA